The Pirellulimonas nuda genome includes a region encoding these proteins:
- a CDS encoding SPFH domain-containing protein gives MSGMFLLIGVALAVFIVAGAAQSKRFELRIAGLAVAIVVLGLGFVLSSFRVVDEDKVGLVNKRIGFSQLPPGKIIATDGEKGPQASVLPPGWHPWYWPGVYDIEYGDVVQIPAGTVGLLNARDGQPLPTDMTYAPEWVVEEEGQMAQDAEYFLTEGGGYKGPQTTVLKPGSYRVNTKLFQITEAPIVTIKKATVGVVKSNVGERPAAAVDGDGRAEGRLGRLVARGERGIWRDPLKPGQYYLNTDAYEITMVSTQKQVVRYTDANVAQSGEREESEIIVRTSDGFTFPVDVRVEFEIEPDNAPLLVATVSDDQVGLRSVMNSAVRAIFRNNAEGVKALDYVQQRSLQESQSLKMLQEEMAKIGATVTAVRIGDVGNEETLGLLLKTQTDREIALQEQETFQEQQRAFEQKKELTRTEQEAEEEKKLATARYSVQISEAEKERKIIEAGAEAQSVQIKAEAQANAYQLIAEQIGKGNAALVEVLKIVGENQISVTPRVMVVGGEGGGAKDAQTTALIGTMLDSMMRQAPEEDGE, from the coding sequence ATGTCTGGCATGTTCCTGCTTATCGGCGTCGCGCTGGCGGTGTTTATCGTCGCCGGCGCTGCCCAATCGAAGCGGTTCGAGCTGCGAATCGCTGGACTTGCGGTCGCGATCGTCGTGCTCGGGCTCGGCTTTGTGCTCTCTTCGTTCCGCGTGGTCGACGAAGACAAGGTCGGGCTCGTGAACAAGCGGATCGGGTTCAGCCAGCTCCCGCCGGGCAAGATCATCGCCACCGATGGGGAGAAGGGCCCGCAGGCTAGCGTGCTCCCCCCGGGCTGGCACCCCTGGTACTGGCCGGGCGTGTACGACATCGAGTACGGCGACGTGGTGCAGATTCCCGCTGGCACCGTTGGCCTGCTGAACGCCCGCGACGGCCAGCCGCTGCCCACCGACATGACCTACGCGCCGGAGTGGGTTGTCGAGGAAGAGGGTCAGATGGCCCAGGACGCCGAGTATTTTCTCACCGAAGGGGGCGGCTACAAGGGGCCACAAACCACGGTGCTCAAACCCGGGTCTTACCGCGTCAACACGAAGCTGTTTCAGATAACCGAGGCGCCGATTGTGACGATCAAGAAGGCGACGGTTGGCGTCGTAAAGTCGAACGTCGGCGAGCGCCCCGCCGCCGCAGTCGACGGCGACGGCCGAGCCGAAGGGCGGCTGGGGCGGCTCGTGGCCCGCGGCGAGCGCGGCATCTGGCGCGACCCGCTCAAGCCGGGGCAGTACTATCTGAACACCGACGCCTACGAGATCACGATGGTCTCCACCCAGAAGCAGGTGGTGCGCTACACCGACGCCAATGTGGCGCAGTCGGGCGAGCGCGAAGAGAGCGAGATCATCGTCCGCACGTCCGACGGGTTCACCTTCCCGGTCGACGTCCGCGTCGAGTTCGAGATCGAGCCAGACAACGCTCCGCTGCTGGTGGCGACGGTTAGCGACGACCAGGTCGGGCTGCGGAGCGTGATGAACTCGGCGGTGCGGGCGATTTTCCGCAACAACGCCGAAGGGGTTAAGGCGCTCGACTACGTCCAGCAACGCTCGCTACAAGAATCGCAATCGCTGAAGATGCTGCAGGAAGAAATGGCCAAGATCGGCGCCACCGTTACGGCCGTGCGGATCGGAGATGTTGGAAATGAAGAGACGCTCGGGCTGCTGCTTAAGACGCAGACCGACCGCGAGATCGCTCTGCAAGAGCAGGAGACCTTTCAGGAACAGCAACGCGCTTTCGAACAAAAGAAGGAACTGACTCGCACCGAACAGGAAGCCGAGGAAGAAAAGAAGCTGGCGACCGCCCGCTACAGCGTGCAGATCTCCGAGGCCGAGAAGGAGCGGAAGATCATCGAGGCGGGCGCCGAGGCCCAGAGCGTGCAGATCAAGGCCGAAGCCCAGGCGAACGCCTATCAGCTCATCGCCGAGCAGATTGGCAAGGGGAACGCCGCCCTAGTTGAGGTGCTGAAGATCGTGGGCGAGAACCAGATCAGCGTCACGCCGCGCGTAATGGTCGTCGGGGGCGAGGGGGGCGGGGCGAAGGACGCACAGACCACGGCCCTGATCGGCACGATGCTCGACAGCATGATGAGGCAGGCGCCCGAGGAAGACGGAGAGTAG